A genomic region of Methanobacterium sp. SMA-27 contains the following coding sequences:
- a CDS encoding calcium-translocating P-type ATPase, PMCA-type, with product MKWQNKSAEDVLNSLKSTNKGLTSGEVQKRQDIYGKNELIEEEKPGPITKFLGQFKDFLIILLIIAAIAAALIGDITDAIVILIVVILNAVVSFIQENRAENAMEQLKNMTSSEAVVIRDGEPKKITASELTIGDVVILEEGDNIPADLRLLKSYDLRVDESALTGESKPSNKDENVLSEDETTNLAFMDSYVASGRARGVVVEIGMNTAIGKIAEMIQGEEQKTPLQDRIHGLGKLMGLIAIVVCTGVFTLQFFKGVPLVTNFLTAVSLAVAAVPEGLPAIMTLTLALGMQRMAKSNAVVRKLLAVETLGSCTTICTDKTGTLTKNKMAVRQTKITSPEMAFKISALCNNSSISNGKVIGDPTDGAMLVYADENGYNRQELETKHKRIFEIPLDSERKRMTTVNEFNRDRYVLTKGAPEIIIERCNMVEENGELSQITYENRMEVLDDLKEMTSEALRVLALAYRKMGSDEGFDDKAALENDLIYVGLVGMMDPPRKEAKEAVALCEKAGIKVVMITGDNKDTAAAIASEIGILKDGNVLTGSDLEKIDDDKFKDMVQNVSVYARVFPEQKVRIVEALKSQGQVVAMTGDGVNDAPALKKAAIGVAMGSGTDVAKESADMLLQDDNFATIVEAVKEGRTIFDNIKRFVKFQLSTNIGAILTITVASLISLPIPFNPIQILWINIIMDGPPAQSLGVEPSEAGVMERPPSSGNIIPKRNLIRIGIAGIVMSIGTLLLYYYELSSGASVITSMTIAFTVFVMYQIFNVFNCKAKGMIPNKTLLIAVLASFLLQLCVIYLPYLQGIFRTTGITIMDWVLIVLVASTIFLSEFISEKVIK from the coding sequence ATGAAATGGCAGAATAAAAGTGCAGAAGATGTTTTAAATTCATTAAAATCTACCAATAAAGGATTGACCAGTGGAGAAGTACAGAAAAGGCAAGATATTTATGGAAAAAATGAGCTGATTGAAGAAGAAAAACCAGGACCCATAACCAAGTTTTTGGGACAGTTTAAAGATTTCCTTATAATACTACTTATAATTGCAGCTATAGCAGCTGCATTAATTGGAGACATAACAGATGCAATTGTAATACTTATCGTTGTCATTTTAAATGCAGTTGTGAGTTTTATACAGGAAAATCGTGCAGAAAATGCAATGGAACAGCTTAAAAATATGACATCTTCAGAAGCTGTAGTTATTCGTGATGGAGAACCAAAGAAAATTACTGCAAGTGAACTTACAATCGGGGATGTTGTTATACTTGAAGAGGGTGACAACATTCCTGCAGACCTAAGATTATTAAAAAGCTACGATCTTAGGGTGGATGAATCAGCATTAACCGGAGAATCAAAACCTTCAAACAAAGATGAAAATGTACTGTCCGAAGATGAAACTACCAATCTTGCTTTTATGGATTCATATGTGGCTTCAGGACGAGCAAGGGGCGTTGTAGTAGAAATTGGAATGAATACTGCCATAGGTAAAATTGCTGAAATGATTCAGGGAGAAGAGCAAAAAACACCTCTTCAAGATAGAATACATGGCCTTGGTAAACTGATGGGTTTAATAGCAATTGTTGTTTGTACCGGTGTTTTTACGCTGCAATTCTTTAAAGGAGTGCCATTAGTAACCAACTTCTTGACAGCAGTTTCACTTGCAGTTGCTGCTGTGCCAGAGGGATTGCCTGCAATAATGACCCTTACACTTGCACTTGGAATGCAGAGAATGGCTAAAAGCAATGCAGTTGTACGAAAATTACTTGCAGTGGAAACATTGGGTTCTTGTACAACAATTTGCACAGATAAAACCGGTACATTAACAAAAAATAAGATGGCTGTTCGCCAGACAAAGATAACCTCACCTGAAATGGCATTCAAAATATCCGCACTGTGCAACAATTCGAGTATATCCAATGGGAAAGTAATAGGAGATCCAACTGATGGTGCAATGCTAGTTTATGCTGATGAAAATGGATACAACAGACAAGAACTAGAAACGAAGCATAAAAGAATTTTTGAAATACCACTGGATAGTGAAAGAAAGAGGATGACAACTGTAAATGAATTTAATAGAGATAGATATGTTCTTACAAAGGGAGCTCCTGAGATCATCATTGAACGCTGTAACATGGTTGAAGAAAATGGGGAACTAAGTCAGATAACCTATGAAAATAGAATGGAAGTACTGGATGATCTTAAAGAAATGACATCCGAAGCTCTGAGGGTTTTGGCCCTGGCATACAGAAAGATGGGGTCTGATGAAGGGTTTGATGATAAAGCAGCACTTGAAAATGATCTGATATATGTTGGATTGGTGGGTATGATGGATCCACCAAGAAAGGAGGCAAAAGAAGCAGTTGCCCTCTGTGAAAAAGCAGGGATCAAAGTTGTGATGATCACAGGAGATAACAAAGATACTGCTGCTGCAATTGCATCTGAAATAGGTATTTTAAAGGATGGGAACGTTTTAACCGGATCAGATCTTGAAAAAATTGACGATGATAAATTTAAAGATATGGTTCAAAATGTTAGTGTATATGCTCGTGTTTTCCCAGAACAGAAAGTTCGAATTGTTGAGGCTCTAAAATCACAGGGACAAGTAGTAGCCATGACAGGGGATGGTGTAAATGATGCACCGGCACTTAAAAAAGCAGCCATAGGTGTTGCAATGGGTTCTGGTACAGATGTTGCCAAGGAATCTGCAGATATGTTGCTTCAAGACGATAACTTTGCAACAATTGTTGAAGCTGTTAAAGAGGGACGTACCATATTTGACAACATAAAACGATTTGTTAAATTTCAACTTTCAACAAACATAGGTGCTATACTAACCATTACAGTCGCATCTCTTATCAGTCTTCCAATACCATTCAATCCAATACAGATACTTTGGATAAATATAATAATGGATGGTCCTCCTGCACAGTCACTGGGTGTTGAACCTTCAGAAGCAGGAGTTATGGAACGGCCACCAAGCAGCGGAAACATCATACCCAAGCGAAACCTAATTAGGATTGGAATTGCAGGAATTGTAATGAGTATAGGCACACTTTTACTTTACTACTATGAATTGTCCAGCGGTGCAAGTGTAATAACGTCAATGACTATTGCTTTCACTGTATTTGTGATGTACCAGATATTTAATGTTTTCAACTGCAAAGCAAAGGGAATGATCCCTAATAAAACTTTATTAATAGCTGTTTTAGCATCGTTTTTGCTTCAGTTATGTGTTATTTATTTGCCTTATTTGCAGGGGATCTTCAGAACAACCGGAATTACAATAATGGACTGGGTTCTCATTGTATTAGTGGCTTCAACCATATTTTTAAGTGAATTTATTAGTGAAAAGGTGATAAAATGA
- the cobK gene encoding precorrin-6A reductase has protein sequence MKVMVMAGTSDAVKIISKLAELEDIEVIATTTTKYGGDLAVTAGANEIIVGRMGIHEIEDLITVNEIDILIDATHPFAVDASLNAVKSAKSSGIMYIRFERPSIEIPDHEQVFEVSSFEEAAKKAIEIVKENGNYRVMHFAGVSTLHYMIKWINPQFMVARVLPVVYSLKKCLEMGIPSENIIAMQGTFSKNFNMALMEEYGVGVAVTKESGETGGTSTKIAAAIDLEIPIIIVKRPVVNEIKNEITFTDVVDVLNHIHHQNL, from the coding sequence ATGAAGGTCATGGTCATGGCCGGTACCTCTGATGCAGTGAAAATTATAAGTAAATTAGCAGAGCTTGAAGATATTGAAGTAATTGCAACCACTACAACAAAATATGGTGGTGATCTTGCTGTTACAGCTGGTGCAAATGAGATTATTGTTGGTCGGATGGGAATACATGAAATCGAAGATCTTATAACTGTAAATGAGATTGATATTTTGATTGATGCTACCCACCCATTCGCAGTTGACGCAAGTTTAAATGCTGTAAAATCCGCAAAAAGTTCAGGTATAATGTATATTCGTTTTGAGAGGCCATCAATAGAAATTCCAGATCACGAACAAGTGTTTGAAGTATCTTCGTTCGAAGAAGCTGCCAAAAAAGCAATTGAAATTGTTAAAGAAAATGGAAACTACAGGGTAATGCATTTTGCAGGTGTTTCAACACTTCACTATATGATCAAATGGATCAATCCTCAGTTCATGGTTGCAAGAGTACTTCCAGTTGTTTACTCCCTGAAAAAATGTCTTGAAATGGGAATTCCTAGTGAGAATATTATTGCAATGCAGGGAACATTTTCAAAGAATTTCAACATGGCATTAATGGAAGAATATGGGGTAGGAGTAGCTGTAACCAAGGAAAGCGGTGAGACAGGAGGTACTTCAACAAAAATAGCAGCTGCTATTGATTTAGAAATACCAATAATCATAGTTAAAAGGCCTGTGGTTAATGAAATTAAAAATGAGATAACATTTACAGATGTTGTTGATGTTTTGAATCATATTCATCATCAAAATTTATAA
- a CDS encoding proteasome-activating nucleotidase — MENMSPNVLKKIEDLKTEIKILKEDNTKTKRNLMWKVRKLEKDKVLIENEKMRLDREVKSLRGEIERFRSPPLVIATVTEVLDDGRVVVKSSTGPNFVIGYSRFLDEKSLEPGVRVALNQQTFSIVHVLPSEKDPIVTGMEVDEKPDIAYEQIGGLEEQIVEIKETVELPLKKPELFINIGIEPPKGVLLYGPPGTGKTLLAKAVAHETNATFIKIVASEFVKKYIGEGARLVRGVFELAKEKSPSIIFIDEIDAIAAKRLKSSTSGDREVQRTLMQLLAEMDGFEGRGDVGIVAATNRPDILDPALLRPGRFDRFIEVPIPNEDGRMEILKIHTKKMTLEEDVDIRHIASLSEGASGADLKAICTESGMFAIREERSTVTMNDFMDAVDKIVGMEHDEEMKKEAGVMFG; from the coding sequence ATGGAAAACATGTCCCCAAATGTATTGAAAAAGATTGAAGACCTTAAAACGGAGATAAAAATCCTAAAAGAGGATAACACTAAAACCAAACGCAACCTCATGTGGAAGGTTAGGAAGCTTGAAAAGGATAAGGTCCTGATCGAAAATGAGAAAATGAGGCTGGATAGAGAAGTAAAATCTCTTAGGGGAGAGATTGAAAGATTCAGATCACCTCCATTGGTAATAGCTACAGTAACTGAAGTATTAGATGACGGTAGGGTAGTTGTAAAAAGCAGCACAGGCCCTAATTTTGTAATTGGATATTCACGATTCTTAGATGAAAAGTCACTTGAACCTGGTGTTCGTGTGGCCCTTAACCAGCAGACATTCAGTATAGTACATGTCCTGCCATCAGAAAAAGACCCTATTGTTACGGGCATGGAAGTAGATGAAAAACCTGACATTGCATATGAACAGATAGGTGGATTAGAGGAACAAATAGTAGAAATTAAGGAAACCGTTGAATTACCTCTTAAGAAACCTGAACTGTTTATCAACATCGGTATTGAACCTCCAAAGGGAGTTCTGTTATATGGACCTCCAGGAACAGGAAAAACTCTTCTTGCAAAAGCAGTTGCACATGAAACCAATGCAACATTTATTAAGATAGTTGCATCTGAATTTGTTAAAAAATATATAGGTGAAGGTGCAAGACTTGTTAGAGGAGTATTTGAGCTTGCAAAGGAGAAATCCCCTAGTATTATATTCATTGACGAAATCGATGCAATAGCAGCAAAAAGACTGAAAAGTTCCACCAGCGGTGACAGAGAAGTTCAGAGAACTTTAATGCAACTGCTTGCTGAAATGGATGGTTTCGAAGGAAGGGGAGATGTTGGAATTGTTGCAGCAACCAACAGACCAGATATTCTTGATCCTGCCCTGTTAAGACCTGGACGATTCGATAGATTCATCGAAGTTCCAATTCCAAATGAAGATGGTAGAATGGAAATATTAAAGATCCATACCAAAAAAATGACTTTGGAAGAAGATGTAGATATACGGCATATTGCATCACTTTCAGAAGGTGCTTCCGGTGCCGATCTAAAAGCAATATGTACTGAATCCGGTATGTTTGCAATAAGGGAAGAGAGATCTACTGTAACCATGAACGATTTCATGGACGCTGTTGACAAAATAGTAGGAATGGAACACGACGAAGAAATGAAAAAAGAAGCTGGAGTCATGTTTGGATAA
- the rbr gene encoding rubrerythrin — MKKTMENLAKAFIGESQARNRYTMYSKVAKKEGYEQLSEIFLKTAENEREHAKWAMRMINGLKENGEVPEAIIVEADAPTTLGTTVENLTATIAGENEEHTQMYPKFADTADKEGLTDISKRLRAIGLVEKHHEERFTKILETIEDGKVFKKDQEVEWLCRVCGYVHVGMEPPEKCPSCDHPTKHFQIKCEEY, encoded by the coding sequence ATGAAAAAAACAATGGAAAATTTAGCAAAAGCTTTTATAGGTGAAAGTCAAGCCAGAAATCGATACACAATGTATTCAAAGGTTGCAAAAAAAGAAGGATACGAACAGCTATCAGAAATCTTCCTCAAAACAGCAGAAAATGAACGAGAACATGCCAAATGGGCAATGCGAATGATAAACGGACTAAAAGAAAATGGAGAAGTCCCAGAAGCAATTATAGTAGAAGCAGATGCACCAACAACTCTCGGAACCACCGTAGAAAACCTTACGGCCACAATAGCTGGTGAAAATGAGGAACATACACAAATGTACCCCAAATTTGCAGATACTGCAGATAAAGAAGGTCTAACTGATATTTCCAAAAGATTAAGGGCAATAGGCCTAGTTGAAAAACACCATGAAGAAAGATTTACAAAAATTTTAGAAACAATAGAAGATGGCAAAGTTTTCAAGAAGGATCAAGAAGTAGAATGGCTATGCAGAGTATGTGGATACGTACACGTAGGTATGGAACCTCCAGAAAAATGCCCATCATGCGACCACCCAACCAAACACTTCCAGATCAAATGCGAAGAATACTAA
- the afpA gene encoding archaeoflavoprotein AfpA, with translation MKKKKIAWGITGAGDKIVETMKAMEKINKKYEDKVDIEVFISKSGDQVIKYYEISQDIERNFDKVWVEINANAPFLAGNIQLGKYEFMLIAPVSSNTVAKIAMRMGDTLISNAAIMGQKADVPIYILPSDYEEGTTITQLPDGNDLKITIRKEDVEHVKKLAKMYETFIIKEPKDLVTVFEKHFD, from the coding sequence ATGAAAAAGAAGAAAATTGCTTGGGGTATAACTGGTGCCGGTGATAAAATAGTCGAAACCATGAAGGCGATGGAAAAAATAAATAAAAAGTACGAAGACAAAGTGGATATAGAAGTTTTTATCTCAAAATCCGGAGATCAAGTTATAAAATATTATGAAATATCGCAGGATATAGAAAGAAATTTTGATAAAGTATGGGTTGAGATTAATGCTAATGCACCTTTTCTAGCAGGTAATATTCAGTTAGGAAAATATGAATTCATGTTAATCGCACCTGTCAGCTCTAATACGGTTGCAAAGATAGCTATGAGGATGGGAGATACATTAATTTCCAACGCCGCCATTATGGGCCAGAAAGCTGATGTTCCTATCTACATATTACCATCAGATTATGAAGAAGGAACAACCATCACTCAACTACCCGATGGGAATGATTTAAAAATCACCATTAGGAAAGAAGATGTAGAACACGTTAAAAAACTAGCTAAAATGTATGAAACCTTTATTATTAAAGAACCCAAAGACCTTGTAACGGTATTTGAGAAACATTTCGACTAG
- the katG gene encoding catalase/peroxidase HPI — MDENSKETARGSMKNLEWWPNQLNLDILRQHCSKSNPMEEGFNYAKEFKSLDFETLKKDLHELMMNSQDWWPADFGHYGPLFIRMAWHSAGTYRIGDGRGGAGHGSQRFAPLNSWPDNANLDKARRLLWPIKQKYGRKISWADLMVLAGNVALESMGFKTFGFSGGREDSWEPEKDIYWGSETEWLGEKRYTGDRELENPLAAVQMGLIYVNPEGPNGKPDPIAAARDIRESFDRMAMNDEETVALIAGGHAFGKTHGAGDASLVGPEPEAAGIEEQGLGWKSSFGTGKGNDTITGGPEIIWTNTPTKWDNNFFRILFSFEWELTKSPAGAYQWKPKGNAEADTVPDPHDPSKRRTPGMLTTDLSLRFDPIYEKISRRFYEDPDQLADAFARAWFKLTHRDMGPRARYLGPEVPDEELIWQDPIPTVNHELIDEKDISTLKGRILDSGLSVSEMVSTAWASASTFRGSDKRGGANGAHIRLAPQKDWDVNQPAQLAKVLEMLEGIQSEFNEAQSGGKKVSLADLIVLAGCAGVEQAAKNAGYTITVPFSPGRMDALQEQTDVNSFAVLEPVADGFRNYQKTLNSVRSEELLVDKAQLLTLTVPEMTVLIGGLRVLNTNFRQYQHGVFTKRSEALTNDFFVNLLDMRTAWKASTEDDNVFEGRDRATGELKWTGTRVDLIFGSNSQLRALAEFYACDDSPEKFMHDFIMAWNKVMNLDRFDLALS; from the coding sequence ATGGATGAAAATAGCAAAGAAACAGCTAGAGGTAGCATGAAGAACCTTGAGTGGTGGCCTAACCAGTTGAATCTCGACATCCTGCGCCAGCATTGCTCAAAGTCTAATCCGATGGAAGAGGGTTTTAATTACGCTAAAGAATTCAAGAGTCTCGACTTCGAGACCCTGAAGAAGGACCTCCATGAACTGATGATGAATTCACAGGACTGGTGGCCTGCGGACTTTGGCCATTATGGGCCTTTGTTCATCCGCATGGCGTGGCACAGCGCTGGTACGTACCGAATCGGCGATGGTCGCGGTGGTGCAGGTCACGGCAGCCAGCGTTTTGCACCTCTAAACAGCTGGCCCGACAACGCCAATCTCGACAAGGCACGCCGACTACTCTGGCCGATCAAACAGAAATACGGTCGGAAAATTTCCTGGGCCGACCTGATGGTTCTCGCTGGCAATGTTGCACTGGAATCGATGGGTTTCAAGACCTTCGGTTTCAGTGGCGGGCGTGAAGACAGCTGGGAACCGGAGAAAGACATATACTGGGGTTCCGAGACTGAGTGGCTTGGAGAAAAGCGCTACACAGGTGATCGGGAACTTGAGAATCCCCTCGCCGCCGTTCAGATGGGCTTGATTTATGTGAACCCGGAAGGCCCGAACGGCAAACCTGACCCGATTGCTGCGGCGCGTGATATCCGAGAGAGCTTTGATCGTATGGCGATGAACGACGAGGAGACAGTTGCCCTAATTGCAGGTGGCCATGCCTTCGGTAAGACTCATGGTGCAGGTGACGCGTCACTGGTGGGCCCGGAGCCTGAAGCCGCCGGCATTGAGGAGCAGGGCCTGGGCTGGAAGAGCAGCTTCGGCACGGGCAAAGGCAACGACACGATTACCGGCGGTCCGGAGATTATCTGGACCAACACGCCAACGAAGTGGGACAACAACTTCTTCCGGATCTTATTCAGCTTTGAATGGGAGCTGACGAAAAGCCCAGCCGGAGCGTACCAGTGGAAGCCGAAGGGTAACGCAGAAGCCGATACCGTGCCAGATCCGCACGACCCGTCAAAGCGTCGCACCCCAGGCATGCTGACCACAGACCTCTCTTTGCGGTTCGACCCTATCTATGAAAAGATCTCACGGCGCTTCTATGAGGATCCGGATCAGCTTGCGGACGCGTTCGCCCGTGCGTGGTTCAAGTTGACCCATCGAGACATGGGCCCGCGTGCACGTTATCTCGGACCTGAGGTACCGGACGAGGAGCTCATCTGGCAGGACCCCATCCCTACAGTTAATCACGAACTGATTGATGAAAAAGACATTTCCACCCTTAAGGGCAGGATATTGGATTCTGGCCTATCGGTGTCAGAGATGGTTTCGACCGCTTGGGCGTCGGCGTCCACTTTCCGCGGCTCCGACAAGCGTGGTGGTGCCAATGGTGCACATATTCGCCTGGCACCGCAGAAGGATTGGGACGTCAACCAACCAGCCCAATTAGCCAAAGTGCTCGAGATGCTAGAGGGCATCCAGAGCGAATTTAACGAAGCCCAGTCAGGCGGCAAGAAGGTCTCGCTGGCTGATCTAATAGTTTTGGCTGGTTGCGCGGGTGTTGAGCAGGCTGCGAAAAATGCTGGTTACACTATAACAGTGCCCTTCTCGCCAGGACGTATGGACGCCTTGCAGGAGCAGACCGATGTGAACTCCTTTGCCGTACTAGAACCGGTCGCAGACGGATTTCGCAACTATCAGAAGACCCTTAACTCCGTTAGGTCTGAAGAGTTGCTGGTGGACAAAGCGCAATTGCTGACATTGACCGTTCCTGAGATGACAGTTCTCATTGGTGGCCTACGTGTCCTGAATACCAACTTTAGACAATACCAGCATGGAGTCTTCACTAAGCGGTCGGAGGCGCTCACAAATGATTTCTTCGTGAATTTGCTTGATATGAGAACAGCATGGAAAGCATCCACGGAAGACGATAATGTGTTTGAGGGACGAGACCGAGCAACGGGTGAACTCAAGTGGACCGGTACTCGTGTCGACCTAATCTTCGGTTCAAACTCCCAGCTCCGGGCATTGGCGGAGTTCTACGCATGTGATGACTCTCCTGAGAAGTTCATGCACGATTTTATAATGGCATGGAACAAAGTCATGAACCTGGACCGGTTTGACCTTGCCTTATCATGA
- a CDS encoding SIR2 family protein: MPVPELPQVIIDAINNKNLAIFMGAGVSQLVGCDGWRKLAENLVLKCFNTKKNDEESFINENQKEVLLKSISKSKDFKKVISICYDILKKEDENLFFEELEMSLKKDKKIESPNIYTEIYDMLHGGLGEISGLYITTNADEHFDEFFNKESKEIIFNPDDFFNPDIGQIKLYHIHGTISHRESLVFTVNQYLERYNPEKEYINVLKEIFERYVILFIGYGLGEFEVIDFLFTKLGLGKRNQNQIELKNFLLKGYLESEENDLEFDNMYYNNLGITVLGYLKIDEKDYEQLYNVIKAWNEEISDIHSRAYDSFKGMVEVIEEHERLKK; encoded by the coding sequence ATGCCAGTTCCTGAACTTCCTCAAGTAATTATTGATGCTATTAATAATAAAAACCTAGCTATTTTCATGGGAGCCGGGGTATCTCAATTAGTTGGTTGTGATGGATGGCGTAAATTAGCAGAAAATTTGGTTTTGAAGTGTTTTAACACTAAAAAGAATGATGAAGAGTCATTTATTAATGAAAATCAAAAAGAAGTACTTTTGAAGAGTATTTCAAAAAGTAAGGATTTCAAAAAGGTAATTTCAATTTGTTATGATATATTAAAGAAAGAAGATGAAAACTTATTTTTTGAAGAGTTAGAAATGTCATTAAAGAAAGATAAAAAAATTGAATCACCCAATATTTACACCGAAATTTATGACATGCTTCACGGAGGATTAGGTGAAATTTCTGGACTTTATATTACTACTAATGCCGATGAACATTTTGATGAATTTTTCAATAAAGAAAGTAAGGAAATAATTTTTAATCCAGATGATTTTTTTAATCCAGACATCGGACAAATTAAACTTTATCATATTCATGGTACCATTTCCCATAGAGAAAGTCTAGTTTTCACTGTTAATCAGTATTTAGAACGTTATAATCCTGAAAAGGAGTATATCAACGTTTTAAAAGAAATTTTCGAGAGATATGTAATATTATTTATTGGTTATGGATTAGGGGAGTTTGAAGTTATTGATTTTTTATTTACAAAATTGGGATTGGGTAAAAGAAATCAAAACCAAATTGAATTAAAAAATTTTTTACTAAAGGGATATCTTGAAAGTGAAGAAAATGATTTAGAATTTGATAATATGTATTATAATAATCTTGGAATAACCGTTTTAGGATATTTGAAAATAGATGAAAAAGATTATGAGCAATTATATAATGTAATTAAGGCATGGAATGAAGAGATTAGTGATATACACTCTCGTGCATATGATTCTTTTAAAGGAATGGTGGAGGTTATAGAGGAACATGAAAGACTTAAAAAATGA
- a CDS encoding response regulator — MDLKARLEDLGYNILGIVTKGEEALKIIEETKPDLILMDIIIKGELDGIKAAQIIKDNCKIPFIYLTAHYDNKTLERAQKTQPSAYLKKPYNDTEIQNAIELALIDHQLKSKKPP, encoded by the coding sequence ATAGATTTAAAAGCACGATTAGAAGATTTAGGGTATAACATACTTGGAATAGTAACTAAAGGAGAAGAGGCACTAAAAATAATTGAAGAAACCAAACCAGATCTAATTTTAATGGATATCATAATAAAAGGGGAATTAGACGGAATAAAAGCAGCCCAAATAATAAAAGATAACTGTAAAATACCATTCATATACCTAACAGCCCACTATGACAATAAAACATTAGAAAGAGCCCAAAAAACCCAACCATCAGCATACCTCAAAAAACCCTACAACGACACAGAAATACAAAACGCTATAGAATTAGCTCTTATAGACCATCAACTTAAATCCAAAAAACCTCCTTAA
- a CDS encoding DUF2099 family protein, with product MYIFAAHISQISKKDGETIFNNADVTGCASKYIREIGREKDFFKAGDCIPIYGVTDSGKRFLK from the coding sequence TTGTATATATTTGCAGCACATATAAGTCAAATCTCAAAGAAAGATGGAGAAACAATATTCAATAATGCAGATGTAACTGGATGTGCATCCAAGTACATAAGAGAAATAGGTAGAGAAAAAGACTTTTTCAAGGCAGGAGATTGCATACCAATATATGGGGTAACAGATTCTGGCAAAAGATTTCTCAAATGA